Genomic DNA from Triticum dicoccoides isolate Atlit2015 ecotype Zavitan chromosome 4B, WEW_v2.0, whole genome shotgun sequence:
TTAATTTGTAATCTAGGGTTAGGTTTTGTTAGTGGTGATGTTAGAGCAATGCTCATTTGATGTTAGCTCATGCAAACTGCTAGTGTGTTGCTAACAGTAGCATTCTGGTGTGTTTCGACAGATTGCAGTTGTTAAGCTAAATTCAGTAGAAATTGTCTGATGATCTATCTCTATTACCGCTCATCATCTTGTGTTCGTTACGTACCAGACTATCAGTGGTACGGCAGATTGACAGATACCTTACCTGCCAATCGGTTGCCGGTGATTATATGATGTGATCTACCAATGGCAACCTTGCATAGCAAACAATGGCGCTACTGAATACTGAATCATACGAGCACAGTGCCCCATTCCAGCAAGCAAAGAGTGAGCACAAATTCCTAAACTCATGTAAGAAGCGCCAAacacaaaaagagaaaaaaaagagagaaaaccaCAAAGTTACAAAGTTTGTATGAATCATGAATTAATTTCAGTTCCAGCACATATTTGCCTTTCTTCAAGCTATGAAGTGCGCACAAAAATAAagcaaacacaagctcaagactcgAGAGAACGGAATATCTATATCTGAACATAAGTACAAAAGAGACAGAGAGGATGTAGCTTCTACTTCAACAGCATCCCTCTACAGCTACATATTTGAATCGTACGGGCGCTTATGAAGTTTCTTCAACCCATACCATGGGACAATTTGCATCTTGGTCTTTGATAAAACCATCCGGGGGTGTAATTTACAAAGGACAGTCGCCAGTAAGTAAACAGGTAAAGGGAAAGACCAGGATGGCATAACTACTTGCTGTTGTCCCCAGGGAAGGAAAAAACTTCAGCTGCTACATCAAAAGAAACATAGCGCGAAATGATACTACACCGGCACTCGTTTCCCTCTGTAACGGTCAAGGAACTGCAAAACAAGGGAAATCGGACTGGTCAGAATATAGATCAGGCCTTGTAACTCTCAGCAACAAAAAGGAAATGTCTGTGCTGTGAAATCCATACCGAAGTGACAAATGGTTGTTGAAAAATCCAGCCAAGGATAGGAATCCTTTGCAGGAAAACTGCGAGAGTTGGCCAGAATCCACTGCAATGGAATGCAAATCAGTGTCCATTAAACATTCAACAAAACTTGTTATCAGAATAATGGATTTTCTAGTGAACGCATTGGTTTTGAAGATACTATCAGCATAGCATTGAATAACCTTTACAGGTTTTGTCCAAACATAAAATGGCAGGTTTTAATCAAGCGAGAAACAACGAAAAAATCAAACCTGAAGAGTACGATAAAACCATATGCCTCTAAGAGCATGCCAAAGAAAGGCCATCCAATGAGAACCAGGAAAAAGCCTGCGCCAAATGAGATGGTACCCTGTTCATTACATCTGTTAATTATATGATGTAAATGTTGATGGAGAACAACCAAAACAAATTAGTTGTTGCCGAACCTTGTAATTCTTAGGCTTTGTGAAGAACTGCATTGTTGATTTCAGACCGATTGTCAAACCCAAACCTGACAGGAAGAGTATCTGAAAGAATACATGAGAAAAGGTTAACCATATGCATACTAGTCAATTCATCTATTGAGAAGGTCAAGGAGAAGATTGAGAAAAGGAAATTTACATTGCCCATAGCAATAAGCCCCTTGTCAAAGAAGAAAACGATTCCCAGGAAGGAGAAGAATACTCCAAAGCCTGTCAGGCCTAGCCCTATCTCTGATGAAGATAAAATGcatgtcttgttaatcatcaagtgAGAAGAACACATTGAAGTCTAAGCTGCAAAGTACATAACACATTGTACCTAACATTACTTGTATAATGTCACTAAAGCAACAACATAAAGCATCGGTGGACCAAAATACCAGAAACATCCGAATTTAAAGGGTTGTGCTGCCCACAGCTAAAAAGTCCAACAGCTGATCATTCGCATGTACTGAACAAGCACGATGGCATCACCAGTAGCCAATT
This window encodes:
- the LOC119291262 gene encoding vesicle transport protein GOT1-like, producing the protein MVSFEMNDLKKIGLGLTGFGVFFSFLGIVFFFDKGLIAMGNILFLSGLGLTIGLKSTMQFFTKPKNYKGTISFGAGFFLVLIGWPFFGMLLEAYGFIVLFSGFWPTLAVFLQRIPILGWIFQQPFVTSFLDRYRGKRVPV